The window CCCTGTCAAATTAAATAGGGATGGCAAGCGGTGCAGGCGGTGCGGGTGCGGGGCGGGTTCTCTCTTAACCCGCAAAATTTCACTCTCGCCCCATCCCGCATAGCTTTTTTAACCCGCATCCACCCGCCCCGCACCACACACGCGTCCACCTGCCCCGCCCCACAACCTTTTTAGTTATGTGAAAAATGAGTATTTAAACTCATGCGAAATTTGCTCACTTGCTTAAAAAAAATTTCTTAAGCAATCTTACAGCGACATTCTTACCGCCACATTCACCTCATCAAATTGCATTCACACAATTCCTTTTTTGGGcaactttctttttcctttttttcttgtaGCTAACAGATTCAAACGAGGTAGTTGACGAAGAGATGGATCCGATCATGAAGCTTACCGCTTCATTTCTTTTTGTATCTTCATTttaatttgtaattttaaatttttgtattattctTCATTGATATTTGTTATTTCAATGGATATTATGGAAAGAAGTTGAATGCCATCAGACGACTTTATAAATATATGAACCTAATTATCTTTTTTCTGAAAAGCCGTTTTGTTCAGAATATTAAAATGTGATttacaaatatttgaaataataaaagaaatatgaGTCATAAGCTAATTGTGAAATTTTCTTTATAAATGGCCGAATAATTTTGCGTTAATTGATGAACGATATTCTTATAGTTTTGCGAAAAATGAGTATTTAAACTCACACCCGCACCGCACccgcaaaaaattatttttcttttagtttaacCCGCCTCGCCCTGCCCCGCATATGTATAAACACGTCCCGCAccgccccattgccatccctaaATTGTCAAAGGAAGACTAATAGTATAAGATAATattgatgagaaaagaaaaatagacgcAATGTGTGAGCAAATGAAAGCTCCATCTCAAAAAATCCTCAAAGCTAAACATTTTCCGCTAATAATGTCAATCAAAATGGAAAACTAATACCCGGGACTGACaatttgacaagagtgggttgctctagtaaTGAGCACCCTCCACTTACAACCAAGAGAttatgagttcgagtcaccccaagagcaagatggagagttcttggagggagggagccgagggtctatcggaaatagcctctctaccccagggtaggggtaaggtatgcgtacacactaccctccccagacctcactagtaGGATTATattgagttgttgttgttcttgttgttgttgggaCTGACAATTCAAGAACTTTCAGCACGGTTGACAGAGTTTGCTCTGAGTTGAGTTCGTCTAGCTTTTTCAGAAGTTTCAAAACTAGGATCAACAACTTCAGCAAAATGTATATACTgatattaattaaaagaaaaattactGTTAGATCACTAAATTCCGTGTGTTTAAACTTCAATTCTATGCTCAGCTCGGCTCATGTTCATGTAAGGACCCCCCTTGTTAATTCTATGCGCGGTTAGAGAACAAGCTGCAATTCTGGCCTGCATCAAAATTTAACACAAAGGTTAAGAAGATGGGCAGAGTAGTTTAGGTTAATTAAATCTAGTAAGACCTGAAATGAACAGAATTAGCTCAAACTAGGATGGTCTCTATTATGACCCCTACATATAAGCTTAATCAAAATAATCCAATAAAGAACCACAATCAATATATCTGCTCAATGGAGCGGAGGGTGTCAAATTGGTCTTCCTTTCCAGTGTTTCTATGTCTTATACTACTGTATTTGATTGCTGATATCACCTATAAGATAATGATAAGTGGTAAGAAGAACATTAAAACCAGTCAAACTGACCTTATATAAAAGAGTTGAGAGAAATATTCACTACTTGGTAGTTGGTACTGCTGCCTGAAAGTAATAGAGCAAACGACAACCATAAAAATCAAGATGAATCTAGATCAACGGATTTCTCTTCTGCAAAAGTGATAAATAACTACTAATTAAAACTTATGGTAAAATAAGGGTCACCATCTAATGAAATTCGGCTCAAACTAACAAAGTAAACATCAGTATACACAAATCCTTGAAGATTGAAACACTAAATAATCAACACGATCAAGCTGAATTCTAGTGGGAAGAGTTAGCATTCTCTTATTACTGTGTACCTTTGACAGAATCTAATATCGGTGTACAGGATGATGATAATGGAACTCGGGCTGAGAATTTGCAGATGAATGGTAATCAGGAGCGATGACTCTGGTAGAACTGTACTCCATTGATAGACCACCAAAATGGTATTCAGGTCGTCGGTCTGCAGGAGGGTTATAATTGGGATGTCTGCCCGTCGGGTATACAGTATCATGGTATGACAAATGCTCATGGTATAAAGCATCGCGATAATGGTTTACAGCATCTTGGTGCCCTGTCTCCAAATTTACTGGTTGATATTCATGATGCTCTACTAATCCATCTTGTTTGGAATAATCACAATGCTCTGCTGCTAGAGCCTCACTTCTGTTAATAGTAGGATTCTTTAGCAGTATGTCCCGCCTATAAGTATCATGTGGCTCCACCAGTTGCACCTCTCTGTAAGAATCACGACTCTGTGTCATTGTGTCCCGTCCATAAACATCAATTTCCGAAGTTCTGTTATATGATTGACCAGTAGCAGGTGGTCCATGGTAGTAAATATTGAGGCAAAGCTAATGGCACCAGTGCAGTTGTAACTACATCACTTCCGTGCAGATGTGGATATGCATGGACCTAGACTCTTCCACTTCCACCCACTTAGCTTGTCGAGCACGTTCAGTTTTTTTCTTCTTATGCACATGCCGCCCCATACTTCTGCCCCTCTTGGCCATAATACTGGTCTCTGATTTAAGTTGTGAACCAGACTCCTCGGATCCGGACTCTTTGCTAGCAGAAGTGAAAAGCTTACACAAGTTCTTCACCTATTCATTAGCAACAAATATAAACAAGTTGTTGGCATGACCCACACAAGGCTACAATCAGCATCCAAACAAGTGTGAGGATTTCAAATAGATGCAAATACAATGTCCAGATACCTATTTAGTTACCATTCTCAAAATAAATGTCCAGATACCTGTTCAGAGGTCAATTTGCAACCAAACTTTGTCCTCGTGTAATAGTTCGTTTTAATCACTTCCCTAAACTTCTCCTCTGCTAGTGGCAAGCAATCTTCAACAAACAGAAAAATGAACCTGAAATCATCAGATATATAGTTAAGATAAAATGGCAATTCAAGCAATCATATCCATAAACTGCACAAAACATAAGCACCAACACAACACACTTCTTGAATTTAATTTGCATTGAGGAAGTCTTCTAAACAAACCAAGAATTACTGTAGTATATGTGACATCATTGCCAGTTACATAATTAATGTGGAGGCATAATCCATTCAGTCTCCATCTCACAATACAAAACTCACAATGCACCACCCCTCCCAGCCCCTTGACCACCAACCATCTCTCCAAACTCGCAATACAAAACTCATGGTGCACCACCCCCCGGCCCTTGAACACCAGCAACAAAAAAAGCCGGACGAGCACCGAGAGAAATATgtgaacttctcaaaaattaaagaTAACGTATTGCAGGTAATATGTGATTCAATGGAAAATTTACCTGCAGCAAAAGATAGTTATTATCACTTGAAATTTAAAAAACTGACCAATAGAATGGGAAAGAACAGGATGGTCAAAGTGATCCTTTGTCGTCATTGGCACACTAATGAACCACGCAGTAATGCAGCAAGCATAGTGCAATCAGTGTTATAACAACTTCAGAAACTCACTTCTGATGCACCTATAACAAGCTTCTTTACGTGCCCCTATCTCAGATGAAAATCAAAAGACCTCAAAATGGAACAACGAGCTTTTTTACATGCCCCTAGACCCTATCTTTCGAGATGTTTCACAATCCAAAAGATAGTTTTCTATTGACCCTCTGCCCAGCCAATCTCTTCCTTTTCACTATCATCCTATAAACATCATAAGGGAAAGTAACTGGATAGAGAAAGTTTCTAGAACTTCATGTACTCAGTGTACACATGGGACATTGTCTTGTAGAATAATTTCAGATTTTAACTACAATAAAACGAACAAAGGCAGAACAAAGGAAAGAATACCTCCTCCACAAATTGATATACCCAAAAATGGTCACTTGTACAGTTTTGTTCCTTGATATAGGATAATGCACATATTCAATCAAATATATTGCTAATTCAACTCTTAGTCTCCAGAATATAGCACAATAATCCACCAGAGAAACTAAATTAGGGCATCAGTGCAAAGCATTGACAAAGAATCGTTGTAAATATAAACTGCTCACTAGAAATTTTTTTTTACCTAAAAGCATGGATCTAAATGAGAAATTAGTTTCATAATTATCAAATAACTACTGCTTTTCCAACAATACTTTTCAAGCTCAATCAGATTTCTTAGGGATGCAAACAAACATTTTGTTATTCCACAAGGAAAGAAGAAACAAACGTCAGCAGATACTTTTAGCAAGTCACGGCCTATTGGAAGAAAAATGAAGTACCTCAACCTGAATTGAATATAATTCATCTCTATGGCCGATTCAGCCAAGTAACAATGTCAACAAAATCATAGAGTTAATTTACTGTGCAAATTCCCCACTTAGGGAAGGTCGTAAATAAAGCAATTACTAGTCCAAACGGGAGAACACTAGAGAAAATAGAGAAGGAAGCAGGGCAAGTGGAGGAGGTGGCGAAAGAACAAGCTATTACACAAAATGTCAACCTTGTTGATAATGTATTCAAGGTCTTATGACTCCACCCTTTAAAGATCCTCGAGATGTTGTTAGCTCTTACCATTTATTGGTCAGAGGTCACTTTGCTGTTGCATTTTACGACTAGAATTGTTCTTCAAAGCAAACAAACTATAAAAGAGTAAAAAGGTGGAGCTCAAAGGGATTCAAAGTCGTACTAGCTGACCT is drawn from Nicotiana tabacum cultivar K326 chromosome 22, ASM71507v2, whole genome shotgun sequence and contains these coding sequences:
- the LOC107825331 gene encoding uncharacterized protein LOC107825331, which gives rise to MRSTKLQDMGVLTLNPRLLSHNSHRRFIFLFVEDCLPLAEEKFREVIKTNYYTRTKFGCKLTSEQVKNLCKLFTSASKESGSEESGSQLKSETSIMAKRGRSMGRHVHKKKKTERARQAKWVEVEESRSMHIHICTEVM